From a single Pseudalkalibacillus hwajinpoensis genomic region:
- a CDS encoding AEC family transporter: MIGVFIDIIVPVFILIGLGVVLHRIFQFDLYTLAKVNIYFIVPGFIFIKLYETAFSLALFLSVLSFFSIQILLLYGISSLVSRLFGYSRSVRASFTNSILFYNSGNYGVPVNDLVFKHDPFAMSIQVIILTFQNILTFSWGIFALKTVEGNKLSAVLGYFKMPVLYAMVFGIGLNLLNVDVPNFVLIPANYIADAMVALALVTLGAQVAQLRFARNLSVVYVSLILRLLLGPAIGIGIIYSLGIDGVTAQALLISSAMPTAVNSAIIAQEYENEPELSAQIVLASTVFSMVTVTIVISLSRMLF; the protein is encoded by the coding sequence GTGATTGGTGTATTTATTGATATTATCGTGCCTGTATTTATTTTAATCGGGCTTGGCGTCGTGCTTCATCGTATATTTCAGTTTGATCTATATACACTTGCTAAAGTTAACATTTATTTTATCGTGCCGGGTTTTATTTTCATAAAATTGTATGAAACGGCTTTTTCACTAGCGTTATTTCTATCGGTGCTTTCTTTTTTCTCAATTCAAATTTTGCTTCTGTATGGTATTTCGAGTCTCGTAAGCCGGCTGTTTGGCTATAGCAGGAGCGTTCGCGCTTCTTTTACGAATAGCATTCTATTTTACAATTCGGGAAACTACGGTGTCCCTGTCAATGACCTCGTATTCAAACACGATCCGTTCGCTATGTCCATTCAGGTAATTATCCTTACATTCCAGAACATTCTGACGTTTTCATGGGGAATTTTCGCTTTAAAAACAGTCGAGGGAAATAAACTCAGTGCAGTGCTTGGTTACTTTAAAATGCCAGTACTCTATGCAATGGTATTTGGGATCGGCTTGAATTTATTGAATGTTGATGTACCGAATTTCGTTCTCATTCCTGCCAATTATATTGCGGATGCGATGGTGGCACTCGCGCTCGTGACGCTTGGGGCACAGGTTGCACAGCTTCGCTTTGCGAGAAATTTATCCGTGGTTTATGTTAGCCTTATTCTAAGGTTATTGCTTGGTCCAGCAATTGGTATCGGGATTATCTATAGCCTTGGCATCGATGGAGTTACAGCCCAAGCCCTGCTTATTTCATCAGCTATGCCTACTGCCGTAAATAGTGCGATTATTGCGCAAGAGTATGAGAACGAACCGGAACTTTCTGCTCAGATTGTGCTCGCTTCGACGGTGTTTAGTATGGTGACGGTAACCATCGTTATTTCATTAAGCAGGATGTTGTTCTAA
- a CDS encoding CBO0543 family protein — protein sequence MEFEKFLLWILFSSGVGLFLYNLSRPHAKEWLLIFLLTGYCASILGTLVVEEKMLSYPSNIFHHFDSSVTYEYVLFPLISVYYYRSTYRLGLGGILLRGAVYSGGITIIEYFLERYTDLIHYYTWTWGYTFISTFFLLLFVRGIVQLFRDINWHASS from the coding sequence ATGGAATTCGAGAAGTTCCTGTTATGGATTCTTTTTAGTAGTGGGGTAGGTCTATTTTTGTATAATCTGAGTAGACCACATGCGAAAGAGTGGCTGTTAATCTTTTTATTAACGGGTTATTGTGCATCTATTCTAGGTACTCTTGTCGTAGAGGAGAAGATGTTATCCTACCCGTCAAATATATTTCATCATTTTGATTCAAGTGTGACATATGAATATGTGCTTTTTCCACTGATTAGTGTTTATTATTATAGATCTACATATCGTTTGGGTTTAGGAGGGATTCTTCTTAGGGGAGCTGTTTATTCAGGCGGGATCACGATAATAGAATATTTTCTTGAACGATATACAGATTTGATCCACTACTACACTTGGACATGGGGGTATACATTTATCAGTACATTTTTCCTTTTGCTGTTTGTTCGTGGAATTGTTCAATTATTTCGCGATATAAATTGGCATGCATCATCATGA
- a CDS encoding DUF3889 domain-containing protein codes for MERKITLFLSLFLFVSFLLPATFAEAQLPSYAKWGKTAIEETTKKYPDQQVTDYRYDGKVFISDVREQYNFEFTMKTENGTSREIRAYVLVNPKTEQLINVLYDEIEEF; via the coding sequence ATGGAAAGAAAAATCACACTGTTCTTAAGTTTATTCTTGTTTGTTAGTTTTCTTCTACCAGCTACATTTGCCGAAGCACAGCTCCCATCTTATGCAAAATGGGGGAAGACGGCTATTGAAGAAACTACAAAAAAGTATCCGGACCAACAAGTTACAGATTATCGTTATGATGGAAAAGTGTTTATTTCAGACGTTCGAGAACAATATAATTTTGAATTTACGATGAAAACGGAAAATGGGACATCGAGAGAAATCAGGGCTTATGTACTTGTAAACCCAAAAACCGAACAACTTATTAATGTACTTTATGATGAAATTGAGGAATTTTAG